One window from the genome of Myripristis murdjan chromosome 6, fMyrMur1.1, whole genome shotgun sequence encodes:
- the plcg2 gene encoding 1-phosphatidylinositol 4,5-bisphosphate phosphodiesterase gamma-2, with amino-acid sequence MARQGQQGEMTEYKKSLIKRDLEMGVVMTVFRQKAERLTVQVIMETRQVAWTRTADKTDGVLDLFEIREIRPGRNSKDFERFKDGKDKHEENTCFTIFYGSQFVLSTLSLGADSVEDAEKWLMGLELLRQETLAAPTPAIIESWLRKQMYSIKQTKKNSISMKELKALLPQLNYKAPSSRCLKEKFLEVGAKKDHLDFEQFHKLYNLIMFEQKDILEEFKKESCAFIMGSTDKPDASAVLLHDFQRFLLYQQKESWANDLNQVRELMTTFIDDTMRKTNDPEFTVSEFLSFLFSKENTVWDEKFSEICTLNMNNPLSHYWISSSHNTYLTGDQLRSESSTEAYVRCLRLGCRCVELDCWEGPGEPIIYHGWTRTTKIKFEDVVKAINEHAFVTSEYPVILSIEEHCPIEQQRQMARIFRDVFGDKLLTEPVEQMAEQLPSPTQLKGKIILKHKKLSMEGGGGTTKDFRKGEKQGDLEIWDPVDERWNNHYCVISDDKLYYAEEYEEEDEDPKKYQDLHCSEPWFHGRMKEGRQMAERLLQEFCADSGGRDGTFLVRESDTYVTDFTLSFWRGGRVQHCRIRTGSDGGYTYYFLTPNLHFPNVYSLIQHYRDNPLRCQDFELRLTDAVPHPNPHLQEGWFYSNLSRGQAEDYLLRIPRDGAFLIRQREGEPDSYAITFRGDGKVKHCRIQREGNMYLLGTTTEFESLVELVNYFRKKPLYRKIKLRYPVTPKLVERFSEEKDCASLYDIKTYVEPNEIEPSMPQSTVKALYGYQAKRHDELTFCKGALIHNVSKENDGWWKGDYGGKLQLFFPANYVEEVCNNAKPETKLQEMQDNPLGELCKGIVDISKCNIQNLKNGKNGKPHVLTLQEMEQDSLQFDLAADTLEELFEWYKVGWDITQREMNKQYQRKQEIKQQEEVEKRAEVAMEMSDMVVYCQPRSKDKDCFESYSYKEIRSFVENKLPVKNPSNFLQYNRKALSRIYPKGQRVESSNYDPYPLWASGCHMVALNFQTADKYTQLNTALFSLNGNTGYVLQPELMRSDSYDPCPQKKKVKYHIAVRVIAARHLPRLGRSIASPFVEIELCGHTNESKSKTIVYRDNGLNPVWKAPAGPVVLEVSEPELTFLRFVVNEEDMFSDPNFLAQATFPVKGIRSGYRSVPLKNGYSENLELASLLIYINVQQVEKAEEELYSSSSQLRKKQAELNSEPFLYSTHTSIPAPRSALPPQNTLMREHSTSEKQRAKEKKINNSKFYS; translated from the exons TGGACCTGTTTGAGATCAGAGAGATCCGTCCAGGGAGAAACTCCAAGGACTTTGAGCGCTTCAAAGATGGCAAGGacaaacatgaagaaaacacCTGCTTCACAATCTTCTACGGGTCCCAGTTTGTCCTCAGCACCCTGAGTCTGGGAG CTGATTCTGTGGAGGATGCAGAAAAATGGCTGATGGGATTGGAGTTGCTGAGGCAGGAGACACTGGCGGCCCCGACTCCGGCTATCATagaaag CTGGTTGAGAAAGCAGATGTACTCTATCAAACAAACCAAGAAGAACAG CATCTCCATGAAGGAGCTGAAGGCCCTCCTCCCGCAGCTCAACTACAAGGCCCCGAGCAGTCGCTGCCTCAAGGAGAAGTTCTTG GAAGTGGGAGCAAAGAAAGACCACCTGGACTTCGAACAGTTCCACAAATTGTATAACCTCATAATGTTTGAACAGAAAGAT ATCCTGGAAGAGTTCAAAAAGGAATCATGTGCTTTCATTATGGG TAGCACAGATAAGCCTGATGCCTCGGCTGTCCTGCTTCATGACTTCCAGCGATTCCTCCTCTACCAGCAGAAG GAGTCATGGGCCAATGATCTAAATCAGGTCAGAGAGCTCATGACCACCTTTATTGACGACACCATGAGAAAAACCAATGACCCTGAGTTCACTGTCAGTGAG TTTCTCAGTTTCCTGTTCTCcaaagaaaacactgtttggGATGAGAAGTTCTCAGAGATCTGCACCCTGAACATGAACAACCCGCTGTCTCACTACTGGATCAGCTCCTCACACAACAC GtacctgacaggtgatcagcTGCGTAGTGAGTCCTCCACTGAGGCCTATGTCCGCTGTCTGCGCCTGGGATGCCGCTGTGTTGAAT TGGACTGCTGGGAGGGGCCCGGGGAGCCCATCATCTACCACGGCTGGACCAGGACAACCAAGATCAAGTTTGAGGACGTGGTGAAAGCCATCAATGAGCATGCCTTTGTCACCTCCGA GTACCCAGTGATCCTGTCCATAGAGGAGCATTGCCCTATTGAGCAGCAGCGTCAGATGGCTCGAATCTTCAGAGACGTGTTTGGAGACAAGCTGCTGACTGAACCTGTGGAGCAGATGGCCGAGCAGCTCCCCTCACCCACACAACTGAAGGGCAAGATCATACTGAAG CACAAAAAGCTGAgcatggagggaggaggaggaaccaCCAAGGACTTCAGGAAGGGGGAGAAACAGGGAGACCTGGAGATCTGGGATCCCGTTGATGAG AGGTGGAACAATCACTACTGTGTGATCTCAGATGACAAACTGTACTATGCAGAGGAAtacgaggaggaggatgaagaccCCAAGAAG TACCAGGATCTCCACTGTTCAGAGCCCTGGTTCCATGGTCGCATGAAGGAAGGCCGGCAGATGGCAGAGCGGCTGCTCCAGGAGTTTTGTGCTGATTCTGGGGGAAGAGATGGCACCTTTCTGGTCCGAGAAAGTGACACTTATGTCACCGActtcactctctccttctg GCGCGGTGGCAGGGTCCAGCACTGTCGTATTCGTACCGGTTCAGATGGGGGATACACTTATTACTTCCTGACGCCCAATCTGCACTTTCCCAACGTGTACTCCCTGATCCAGCATTACCGAGACAACCCTCTGCGCTGCCAGGACTTTGAGCTGCGCCTCACTGACGCCGTGCCACACCCCAACCCACATCTACAAGAAGG gTGGTTCTACAGTAACCTGAGCAGGGGCCAGGCAGAGGATTACCTGCTGAGGATTCCCAGAGATGGAGCTTTCCTCATccgacagagagagggagagccgGACTCCTACGCCATCACATTCAG AGGCGACGGTAAGGTGAAACACTGCCGGATCCAGAGGGAGGGCAACATGTACCTGCTCGGCACCACCACAGAGTTTGAGAGCCTGGTGGAGCTGGTCAACTACTTCAGGAAGAAGCCGCTGTACCGCAAGATCAAACTTCGCTACCCGGTCACCCCTAAGCTGGTGGAGCGCTTCAGCGAG GAGAAAGACTGTGCCTCGCTGTACGACATCAAGACCTACGTGGAGCCCAACGAAATCGAGCCATCAATG CCTCAAAGCACTGTTAAAGCCCTGTATGGCTACCAGGCCAAAAGGCATGATGAGCTGACCTTCTGTAAAGGAGCTCTGATACACAACGTGTCCAAGGAGAATGATGGCTG GTGGAAAGGGGACTACGGTGGAAAGCTACAGCTGTTCTTCCCCGCCAACTATGTCGAGGAGGTGTGCAACAACGCCAAGCCTGAAACCAAATTACAG GAAATGCAAGACAACCCGCTGGGTGAACTGTGTAAGGGCATCGTGGATATTTCCAAATGCAACATTCAAAACT TGAAGAACGGTAAAAATGGGAAGCCCCACGTGCTGACCCTGCAGGAGATGGAGCAGGACAGCCTGCAGTTTGACCTGGCAGCCGACACCCTGGAGGAGCTGTTTGAGTGGTACAAGGTGGGATGGGACATCACCCAGAGGGAGATGAACAAGCAGTACCAGCGGAAACAGGAG ATCAAGCAGCAGGAGGAAGTGGAGAAGAGGGCAGAGGTTGCTATGGAGATGTCAGACATGGTGGTCTACTGTCAGCCACGCAGCAAAGACAAGGACTGCTTTG AGAGCTACAGCTACAAAGAGATTCGCTCCTTTGTGGAGAACAAGCTGCCGGTTAAGAATCCAAGCAACTTCCTGCAGTACAACCGCAAGGCCCTGAGTCGGATCTACCCAAAAGGCCAGCGCGTGGAGTCCTCAAACTACGACCCCTACCCTCTGTGGGCCAGCGGCTGCCATATGGTGGCGCTCAACTTCCAGACTGCAG ACAAATACACCCAGCTGAACACGGCCCTGTTCAGCCTGAACGGAAACACGGGTTACGTGCTGCAGCCGGAGCTGATGCGCTCTGATAGCTATGACCCTTGCCCGCAGAAGAAGAAAGTCAAGTACCACATCGCGGTCAGG GTGATCGCGGCCAGGCACCTTCCAAGGCTGGGCCGGAGCATCGCCAGCCCGTTTGTAGAGATTGAGCTGTGTGGACACACCAATGAAAGCAAATCCAAGACCATCGTCTATC GCGACAACGGTCTGAACCCGGTGTGGAAAGCTCCAGCAGGGCCGGTGGTCCTCGAGGTGAGCGAGCCGGAGCTCACCTTCCTCCGCTTCGTGGTCAACGAGGAGGACATGTTCTCAGACCCCAACTTCCTGGCTCAGGCAACATTTCCTGTCAAAGGCATCCGCTCTG GTTACCGCTCAGTTCCTTTAAAGAACGGCTACAGTGAAAACCTGGAGTTAGCCTCTCTGTTGATCTACATCAATGTACAGCAAGTGGag aaagcagaggaggagctgtaCTCGTCCTCCAGTCAGCTGCGGAAGAAGCAGGCAGAGCTGAACAGCGAGCCCTTCctgtacagcacacacaccagcatccCAGCCCCGCGCTCGGCCCTGCCGCCCCAAAACACCCTCATGAGGGAACACAGCACCAGCGAGAAGCAGAG ggcaaaagagaagaaaataaacaacagcaagTTCTATTCCTGA